The Nocardia arthritidis genome has a window encoding:
- a CDS encoding TetR/AcrR family transcriptional regulator, translating to MPTKRDIALDAAIELLGTRGPRALTHRAVDELAGLPAGSTSNYFRTREALLIGIVERLEQYDYAYWEVDGNAPAPHTVDQLAHAATTFAEDMIGANQARTLARYALLLEVRQMPEPLLALRRGHERIVDWAAALLGEFGVAEPRIAAKQLIDYLDGMILHQLTSPTTDFDVADAVTRMVRALLS from the coding sequence ATGCCGACCAAACGCGACATCGCCCTGGACGCCGCGATCGAACTCCTCGGCACCAGGGGTCCGCGCGCCCTCACCCATCGCGCCGTCGACGAACTCGCGGGCCTGCCCGCCGGGTCTACGTCGAACTATTTCCGCACCCGCGAGGCGCTGCTCATCGGCATCGTGGAACGGCTGGAGCAGTACGACTACGCCTACTGGGAGGTGGACGGCAATGCGCCCGCTCCGCACACCGTCGATCAATTAGCGCACGCCGCAACCACTTTCGCCGAGGATATGATCGGCGCGAATCAGGCCAGAACCCTGGCCCGCTACGCGCTGCTGCTCGAGGTACGGCAGATGCCCGAGCCGCTGCTCGCACTGCGGCGCGGGCACGAGCGCATCGTCGACTGGGCGGCGGCATTGCTCGGCGAATTCGGCGTCGCCGAGCCCCGCATCGCCGCCAAACAGTTGATCGATTATCTGGACGGCATGATCCTGCACCAGCTCACCAGCCCGACAACGGATTTCGACGTCGCCGATGCGGTGACCCGGATGGTCCGGGCGCTGCTCAGCTGA